A stretch of Ferribacterium limneticum DNA encodes these proteins:
- the gcvT gene encoding glycine cleavage system aminomethyltransferase GcvT codes for MLKKTVLNAAHRAMNARMVDFGGWDMPVNYGSQIEEHNAVRNNCGMFDVSHMCPVDVVGADCRAFLSRLVANDVAKLKVSGKALYAAMLNEAGGVIDDLIIYFLTDTRFRIVVNAGTAEKDLAWMQAKVAEWKLDVTITQRRDGANNLGIIAVQGPNARAKVWEVLPQAKAATEGLKAFFAAEVDQYFIASTGYTGEDGYEIMLPAGEAEALWNKLNAAGVAPCGLGARDTLRLEAGMNLYGQDMDETVSPLDAGLAWTVSLNTDRDFVGKAALVTNGQQKQFLGLILLDKGVLRGHQKVMTPHGDGEITSGSFSPTLQQSIALARLPLGVQIGDEVEVDIRGKALKAKVTKPVFARNGKAVI; via the coding sequence ATGCTGAAGAAAACGGTTTTGAATGCCGCTCACCGCGCGATGAATGCCCGGATGGTCGATTTCGGTGGTTGGGACATGCCGGTCAACTACGGTTCGCAGATCGAGGAGCACAACGCGGTCCGCAACAACTGCGGCATGTTCGACGTGTCGCACATGTGTCCGGTTGATGTGGTCGGCGCCGATTGCCGCGCTTTCCTCTCCCGCCTCGTCGCCAATGACGTGGCCAAGCTCAAGGTTTCCGGCAAGGCCCTCTACGCCGCCATGCTCAACGAAGCCGGCGGCGTTATCGACGACCTGATCATCTACTTCCTGACCGATACGCGCTTCCGCATTGTCGTCAATGCTGGCACGGCCGAGAAGGATCTGGCCTGGATGCAGGCCAAGGTCGCCGAATGGAAGCTCGACGTGACCATCACCCAGCGCCGCGATGGCGCCAACAACCTCGGCATCATCGCCGTCCAGGGCCCGAATGCCCGCGCCAAGGTCTGGGAAGTGCTGCCGCAGGCCAAGGCTGCGACCGAAGGTCTGAAGGCTTTCTTCGCTGCCGAGGTCGATCAGTACTTCATCGCCAGCACCGGCTACACCGGTGAAGATGGCTACGAAATCATGCTGCCTGCTGGCGAAGCCGAAGCGCTGTGGAACAAGCTCAATGCCGCCGGTGTTGCCCCTTGCGGCCTCGGTGCGCGCGACACGCTGCGCCTGGAAGCCGGCATGAATCTCTACGGCCAGGACATGGACGAGACGGTTTCGCCGCTCGACGCCGGTCTGGCCTGGACCGTGTCGTTGAATACTGATCGCGATTTCGTCGGCAAGGCAGCGCTGGTTACCAATGGCCAACAGAAGCAGTTCCTCGGCCTGATCCTGCTCGACAAGGGCGTGCTGCGCGGCCACCAGAAGGTCATGACCCCGCACGGCGACGGTGAAATCACCTCCGGCAGCTTCTCGCCGACGCTCCAGCAGTCCATCGCCCTCGCCCGCCTGCCGCTCGGCGTGCAGATCGGCGACGAAGTCGAAGTCGATATCCGTGGCAAGGCGCTCAAGGCCAAGGTCACCAAACCCGTATTCGCCCGCAACGGCAAAGCAGTCATCTAA
- a CDS encoding DnaJ C-terminal domain-containing protein — protein sequence MEIDPYEVLDVAKDSGPAEWKRAYRRLAMRWHPDRNSHPEATERFKAINIAYERLTTGEEPEEVNADSPDNEPAEPEESVARAADIRLNLEVSLEEAAAGCRKTVHYARGKDCPTCEGSGEAGMSRTRFCDACHGSGRVHDAHRKLVRCDACDGKGLFRERICPDCGGSGREADDVSLKITVPPGMLPGDELRLAGQGEPGNDECAAGDLYLTLIIRTHPLYQLRGRDLHFQMPVSALAMIAGAEIEMPSLGGVFGYSLEPGVAERRELRLPGKGYPGRGRNRAGDLVVELEPVFPRQLSARQRKLLLQANAALVDDASESLPEIAEWRKNQGFD from the coding sequence ATGGAAATCGACCCGTACGAAGTTCTCGATGTGGCCAAGGATTCAGGTCCGGCTGAATGGAAACGCGCCTATCGCCGCCTGGCCATGCGCTGGCACCCCGACCGCAATAGTCATCCGGAAGCGACCGAGCGCTTCAAGGCTATCAATATCGCCTATGAGCGCCTGACAACCGGCGAAGAGCCGGAAGAGGTCAATGCCGATTCGCCCGACAACGAGCCCGCCGAACCGGAAGAGAGCGTTGCGAGGGCGGCAGATATCCGCCTGAACCTTGAGGTCAGCCTGGAAGAGGCCGCCGCCGGCTGTCGCAAGACGGTTCACTACGCTCGCGGCAAGGACTGTCCGACCTGCGAAGGTAGCGGTGAGGCCGGCATGTCGCGAACCCGCTTTTGTGATGCTTGTCATGGCAGCGGGCGTGTGCACGATGCCCACCGCAAACTGGTTCGTTGCGATGCCTGCGACGGAAAAGGCTTGTTCAGGGAGCGCATCTGCCCGGATTGCGGTGGCAGCGGGCGGGAAGCGGATGACGTCAGCCTGAAGATCACGGTGCCACCAGGCATGCTGCCCGGTGATGAACTGCGGCTGGCGGGGCAGGGCGAGCCGGGCAATGATGAATGTGCGGCTGGTGATCTGTATCTGACGCTGATCATTCGTACGCACCCGCTTTACCAGCTACGTGGTCGCGATCTGCATTTTCAGATGCCGGTCAGCGCGCTGGCGATGATTGCCGGGGCTGAGATCGAGATGCCATCGTTGGGCGGGGTGTTCGGCTATTCCCTGGAACCCGGCGTTGCCGAGCGCCGAGAGTTGCGTTTGCCCGGCAAGGGATATCCGGGACGCGGAAGGAATCGGGCCGGTGATTTGGTGGTTGAACTGGAGCCGGTGTTTCCGCGCCAGCTCAGCGCTCGCCAGCGCAAGCTGCTTTTGCAGGCGAATGCGGCGTTGGTCGACGATGCTTCAGAATCCTTGCCGGAAATCGCCGAATGGCGAAAAAACCAAGGCTTCGACTAA
- the gcvP gene encoding aminomethyl-transferring glycine dehydrogenase, producing MPLNLPLSALEQHDEFIGRHIGPCTTEMAAILAAIGADSLEQLIDQTVPAAIRLPADLPLPAPRREHEALADLKAMASKNVVNKSCIGMGYYDTLTPKVILRNVMENPGWYTAYTPYQAEIAQGRLEALMNFQQMVVDLTGLEIANASLLDEATAAAEAMTMARRVSKSKSNRFLVDANCFPQSIDVVKTRASYFGFELVIGDIDANKDGEFFGVLLQYPGDNGEVRDLSGLIAGFKAHGTTVAVASDLMALVLLKSPGAMGADIALGSSQRFGIPMGFGGPHAAFFATREAFVRSMPGRIIGLSKDARGNTAYRMALQTREQHIRREKANSNICTSQVLLANMAGMYAVYHGAEGLRTIAGRIHRLTAILAEGLKRAGVNLLTKQFYDTVHLDLGARAETVYLDALAAGYNLRRVSAGVLGISFDETTTRADVATLFKLITQVTLDMEAIDAQVAAADSALPDALIRSDAVLQHPVFNTHHTEHEMLRYLKSLQNKDLALDHSMISLGSCTMKLNATSEMIPVTWPEFGGLHPFAPRDQAAGYLEMITSLTEWLKTVTGFDAICMQPNSGAQGEYAGLVAIARYHASRGDSHRDICLIPKSAHGTNPATAQMANMKVVVVDCDENGNVDVADLKAKAEEHKDDLACLMITYPSTHGVFEEAIKDICAIVHANGGQVYMDGANLNAQVGLTSPGFIGADVSHMNLHKTFAIPHGGGGPGMGPIGLKAHLAPFMADHAVQPTGDANRVNAGQGAVSAAPFGSASILTISWMYLAMLGGAGVKKATQVAILNANYVAQKLTAHYPVLYVGKNGRVAHECILDIRPIKAATGIAEIDIAKRLMDYGFHAPTVSFPVAGTIMVEPTESESKAELDRFIAAMISIREEIRQIENGVWSADNNPLKNAPHSQADVIDGDWKHPYSREQAVFPLPWVAANKFWPSVNRIDDVYGDRNLNCACPPMEAYAD from the coding sequence ATGCCGTTGAATCTTCCCCTTTCCGCCCTTGAACAGCACGACGAGTTCATCGGCCGTCACATCGGACCCTGCACCACCGAAATGGCTGCCATACTCGCCGCCATCGGTGCTGACAGCCTCGAACAGCTGATCGACCAGACTGTTCCCGCCGCCATTCGCCTGCCGGCAGACCTGCCGCTGCCCGCCCCGCGCCGCGAACACGAGGCGCTGGCCGACCTCAAGGCCATGGCCAGCAAAAATGTCGTCAACAAGTCCTGCATCGGCATGGGCTACTACGACACGCTGACGCCCAAAGTCATCCTGCGCAACGTGATGGAAAACCCGGGCTGGTACACCGCCTACACGCCCTACCAGGCCGAAATCGCCCAGGGCCGCCTGGAAGCGCTGATGAACTTCCAGCAGATGGTCGTCGACCTGACCGGCCTGGAAATCGCCAACGCCTCGCTGCTCGACGAAGCCACCGCTGCCGCCGAAGCCATGACCATGGCGCGTCGCGTTTCCAAGTCCAAGTCGAACCGCTTTCTGGTCGATGCCAACTGCTTCCCGCAGAGCATTGACGTGGTCAAGACCCGAGCCAGCTATTTCGGCTTCGAACTGGTCATCGGCGACATTGACGCCAACAAGGACGGCGAATTCTTCGGCGTCCTGCTCCAGTACCCGGGCGACAACGGCGAAGTCCGCGACCTGAGCGGCCTGATCGCCGGCTTCAAGGCGCATGGCACCACGGTCGCCGTCGCCTCCGACCTCATGGCCCTCGTCCTGCTCAAGTCGCCGGGCGCCATGGGCGCCGACATCGCGCTCGGTTCCAGCCAGCGCTTCGGCATCCCGATGGGCTTCGGCGGCCCGCACGCCGCCTTCTTCGCCACCCGCGAAGCCTTCGTCCGCTCGATGCCGGGCCGCATCATCGGTCTGTCCAAAGATGCCCGCGGCAACACGGCTTACCGCATGGCACTACAGACGCGTGAGCAGCACATCCGTCGCGAGAAAGCCAACTCGAACATCTGCACATCACAGGTGCTGCTCGCCAACATGGCAGGCATGTATGCCGTCTATCACGGCGCCGAAGGCCTGCGCACCATTGCCGGTCGCATCCACCGCCTGACCGCCATCCTGGCTGAGGGCTTGAAGCGGGCTGGCGTCAATCTGCTGACCAAGCAGTTCTACGACACCGTGCATCTCGATCTCGGCGCCCGCGCCGAAACCGTCTATCTCGATGCCCTGGCCGCCGGTTACAACCTGCGCCGCGTCTCGGCCGGTGTGCTCGGCATTTCCTTCGACGAAACGACGACGCGCGCCGATGTTGCGACCCTATTCAAGCTGATCACCCAGGTCACGCTCGACATGGAAGCCATCGACGCTCAGGTTGCAGCCGCCGACTCCGCGCTGCCGGACGCGCTGATCCGCAGCGATGCCGTGCTCCAGCACCCGGTGTTCAACACGCATCACACCGAACACGAGATGCTGCGCTACCTGAAGTCGCTGCAGAACAAGGATCTGGCCCTTGACCACTCGATGATCTCGCTCGGCTCCTGCACCATGAAGCTGAACGCGACCAGCGAGATGATCCCGGTCACCTGGCCGGAATTCGGTGGCCTGCACCCGTTCGCCCCGCGCGACCAGGCCGCTGGTTACCTGGAAATGATCACCAGCCTGACCGAGTGGCTGAAGACCGTCACCGGCTTCGACGCCATCTGCATGCAGCCGAACTCCGGCGCCCAGGGCGAATACGCCGGTCTGGTCGCCATCGCCCGTTACCACGCCAGCCGCGGCGACAGCCATCGTGACATCTGCCTGATCCCCAAGTCGGCGCACGGCACCAACCCGGCCACCGCCCAGATGGCCAACATGAAGGTCGTCGTCGTCGATTGCGACGAGAACGGCAACGTGGACGTCGCCGACCTCAAGGCCAAGGCCGAAGAGCACAAGGACGACCTGGCATGCCTGATGATCACCTACCCGTCGACGCACGGCGTTTTCGAGGAAGCGATCAAGGACATCTGCGCCATCGTCCATGCCAACGGCGGCCAGGTGTACATGGACGGCGCCAACCTCAACGCCCAGGTCGGCCTGACCTCGCCCGGCTTCATCGGCGCCGACGTTAGCCACATGAACCTGCACAAGACCTTCGCCATCCCGCACGGCGGCGGCGGACCGGGCATGGGCCCGATCGGCCTCAAGGCGCACTTGGCGCCGTTCATGGCCGACCACGCCGTCCAGCCGACGGGCGATGCCAACCGCGTCAACGCCGGCCAGGGCGCGGTTTCTGCCGCGCCGTTCGGCTCGGCCTCGATCCTGACCATTTCGTGGATGTACCTGGCCATGCTCGGCGGCGCCGGCGTCAAGAAAGCCACGCAAGTCGCCATCCTGAACGCCAACTACGTCGCCCAGAAGCTGACCGCGCACTACCCGGTACTCTACGTCGGCAAGAACGGCCGCGTGGCGCACGAGTGCATCCTCGACATCCGCCCGATCAAGGCCGCCACCGGCATCGCCGAAATCGACATCGCCAAGCGCCTGATGGACTACGGGTTCCATGCGCCGACAGTGTCCTTCCCGGTCGCCGGCACGATCATGGTCGAACCAACGGAATCCGAATCGAAGGCTGAACTGGACCGCTTCATTGCGGCGATGATCAGCATTCGCGAGGAAATCCGCCAGATCGAGAATGGCGTCTGGTCGGCCGACAACAATCCGCTCAAGAATGCCCCGCATTCGCAGGCGGACGTGATCGACGGCGACTGGAAGCATCCGTACAGCCGGGAGCAGGCCGTCTTCCCGCTGCCCTGGGTGGCCGCCAACAAGTTCTGGCCGAGCGTCAATCGCATCGACGATGTCTATGGCGACCGCAACCTGAACTGCGCCTGCCCGCCGATGGAGGCTTACGCCGACTGA
- a CDS encoding YceH family protein has product MAESTPMLSLLETRILGTLVEKQRTVPDTYPLSVNALMAGCNQKTSRNPVIETSEAEILVALDRLKDLGLVREVSGSRVSRFEHLFEKSFGVPTQASALLTVLMLRGPQTAGELRLNCERLHRFADISSVEAFLEELAAKEEGALVVELPRLLGSRENRWMHLLSGQPVIEATPVGRSPAAGAQDIEELRARVSSLEAEVAELRALLLNRSHE; this is encoded by the coding sequence AAACAACGGACTGTTCCCGATACTTACCCTTTGTCGGTCAATGCCCTGATGGCCGGCTGCAACCAGAAAACCAGCCGGAATCCGGTGATCGAAACCAGCGAAGCCGAGATTCTGGTGGCGCTCGACCGGCTGAAGGATCTTGGTCTGGTGCGCGAGGTCAGTGGCAGTCGGGTCAGCCGCTTTGAACATCTGTTCGAAAAGTCGTTCGGCGTTCCGACGCAGGCTTCGGCCTTGCTGACCGTGCTGATGTTGCGCGGGCCGCAAACGGCCGGGGAGCTTCGCCTCAATTGCGAACGCCTGCACCGTTTTGCCGATATTTCCTCGGTCGAGGCCTTTCTCGAGGAACTGGCAGCGAAGGAAGAGGGCGCCTTGGTGGTCGAGCTGCCGCGCCTGCTTGGATCGCGTGAAAACCGCTGGATGCACCTCCTGAGCGGTCAGCCGGTGATTGAGGCGACCCCGGTTGGTCGGTCGCCAGCCGCGGGTGCGCAGGATATCGAGGAGCTTCGGGCGCGGGTATCGTCTCTGGAGGCCGAGGTCGCTGAATTAAGGGCTTTGCTGCTCAACCGGAGCCATGAATAG
- a CDS encoding 3',5'-nucleoside bisphosphate phosphatase — translation MIPVNFDFHCHSIVSDGLLPPEVVARRAAENGVDLWALTDHDDIGGLATARATAEEVGMSFVNGVEISIEWRGTPIHIVGLGFDAANAALTGGLDELRIGRVERAKRMGDALAAIGIPGVYEGALCFVTNPSLISRAHFGRYMVSIGIAKDMSGVFQHYLTPGKPGYVDHRWATLEEAVNWITGAGGVAVVAHPGRYKMSGAEMRRFLDDFKDVGGQGIEVTCGSHSPDHVMHFARLARHYEFHASRGSDFHGPEESYVDLGKLPQLPEDLKPVWRLVF, via the coding sequence GTGATACCTGTCAATTTCGATTTTCATTGCCATTCCATCGTTTCCGACGGCTTGCTGCCGCCCGAAGTGGTGGCTAGACGCGCGGCAGAGAATGGTGTCGATCTGTGGGCATTGACTGACCACGACGATATCGGCGGTCTTGCCACGGCCAGGGCGACGGCTGAAGAAGTCGGGATGAGTTTCGTCAATGGTGTCGAAATCTCCATTGAGTGGCGCGGTACCCCGATCCATATCGTCGGCCTCGGTTTTGATGCAGCCAATGCTGCGCTGACTGGCGGCCTCGATGAACTTCGCATTGGTCGTGTCGAGCGGGCGAAGCGCATGGGTGACGCCCTCGCAGCAATCGGTATTCCCGGTGTTTATGAAGGCGCCCTGTGCTTCGTGACCAACCCCAGCCTGATTTCTCGGGCGCATTTCGGGCGTTACATGGTTTCGATCGGCATCGCCAAGGATATGAGTGGCGTTTTTCAGCACTACCTGACGCCCGGCAAGCCGGGCTATGTCGATCATCGCTGGGCGACGCTCGAAGAAGCCGTTAACTGGATTACCGGTGCCGGTGGTGTGGCTGTCGTGGCCCATCCCGGGCGCTACAAGATGTCCGGCGCTGAGATGCGCCGCTTCCTCGATGATTTCAAGGATGTCGGCGGGCAGGGTATCGAAGTGACCTGCGGCAGTCATTCGCCGGATCACGTGATGCATTTTGCCCGTCTGGCCCGTCATTATGAGTTCCATGCTTCTCGCGGCTCCGATTTCCACGGGCCAGAAGAGAGCTATGTCGATCTTGGTAAACTTCCTCAATTGCCTGAAGACCTGAAACCGGTCTGGCGCCTGGTGTTCTGA
- a CDS encoding site-2 protease family protein, which produces MFESLIQTLAISALPVIFAITLHEAAHGYAARHFGDPTAWMQGRISLNPLRHIDLVGTIIIPITILLFSGGTFLFGYAKPVPVDFSRLRKPKQDMFWVAAAGPGANLFMAFVWAALLKLAWLLPSSEFTLPLSEMSKIGIMVNCVLMVLNLLPLPPLDGGRIAVSLLPHQMAWKFAQIERWGFPILLLLLFTGILGAVMNPLVILSARAIELIFGLY; this is translated from the coding sequence ATGTTCGAAAGCCTGATCCAGACCCTGGCCATTTCGGCATTACCGGTGATTTTCGCGATTACCTTGCATGAAGCAGCGCACGGCTATGCGGCCCGCCATTTCGGCGATCCGACGGCCTGGATGCAAGGCCGCATCAGCCTGAACCCGCTGCGGCACATCGATCTGGTCGGCACCATTATCATCCCGATCACGATCCTGCTCTTCTCCGGCGGTACCTTCCTGTTCGGCTACGCCAAGCCGGTGCCGGTCGATTTCAGCCGCCTGCGCAAGCCCAAGCAGGATATGTTCTGGGTAGCTGCCGCCGGTCCCGGCGCCAACCTGTTCATGGCTTTCGTCTGGGCTGCTCTGCTCAAGCTGGCCTGGCTGCTGCCAAGCAGCGAATTCACGCTGCCGCTGTCTGAAATGAGCAAGATCGGCATCATGGTCAATTGCGTGCTGATGGTGCTCAATCTCTTGCCGCTGCCGCCGCTTGATGGTGGTCGCATTGCGGTTAGCCTGCTGCCACATCAGATGGCGTGGAAGTTTGCCCAGATCGAACGCTGGGGTTTTCCGATTTTGTTGCTCCTGTTATTCACCGGTATCCTCGGCGCTGTGATGAACCCGCTGGTCATTTTGTCAGCCCGGGCGATCGAGTTAATTTTTGGCCTTTACTAA
- a CDS encoding DUF2946 family protein yields MVDLSAIAKWPNVPACYDWLSLDRRGDWRLQGERVTHSGLIQFINRQYGSDESGCWFLQNGPQRVFVALAYTPWVFRREATGFVSHTGAPTGLLKAVYLDEDGNLLLESELGIGLLDDRDLAAFLAECRDGNGELAKDEEIVHRMETGSGDIRWQQLPVQTIAATDVPKRFNFNPNPQP; encoded by the coding sequence ATGGTTGATCTCTCCGCCATCGCCAAGTGGCCCAACGTCCCCGCCTGTTACGACTGGCTGTCGCTCGACCGGCGGGGCGACTGGCGATTGCAGGGAGAACGCGTGACCCACAGCGGCCTGATTCAATTCATCAACCGGCAATACGGTAGTGACGAATCAGGCTGCTGGTTTTTGCAGAACGGCCCGCAACGGGTTTTTGTGGCGCTGGCATACACCCCGTGGGTGTTTCGCCGGGAAGCGACCGGCTTTGTCAGCCATACCGGCGCACCAACCGGCCTGTTGAAGGCGGTCTATCTCGACGAAGATGGCAATCTGCTGCTCGAATCGGAATTGGGTATTGGCCTGCTCGATGACCGCGACCTGGCAGCATTCCTCGCCGAATGCCGTGATGGCAACGGAGAACTGGCGAAGGATGAAGAAATCGTCCACCGGATGGAAACTGGTTCCGGCGACATCCGCTGGCAACAGCTGCCCGTGCAGACCATTGCTGCAACCGACGTTCCAAAACGCTTCAATTTCAATCCGAACCCTCAGCCCTGA
- a CDS encoding L-threonylcarbamoyladenylate synthase, which translates to MARVVNIHPESPQSRLLVQAAEFIRNGAIVALPTDSCYALGCHLGDKEALDRIRLIRQMDDRHHLTLMVRDLSEIAHFARVDNAQYRLLKAATPGSYTFILEGSKELPRRVMHPKRKTIGLRIPDHPVALALLEELGEPLLTTTLQLPGDEFALTEGWEIQDRLEDQLELILDGGPCGTEPTTIIDLTGSAPELIRAGRGSLAPFGLD; encoded by the coding sequence ATGGCACGCGTTGTCAATATTCATCCTGAATCTCCGCAGTCGCGCTTGCTTGTCCAGGCGGCTGAATTCATTCGCAATGGTGCCATTGTCGCCTTGCCCACCGACTCCTGCTACGCCCTGGGTTGCCATCTTGGCGACAAGGAAGCACTGGACAGGATTCGCCTGATTCGTCAGATGGATGATCGCCATCACCTGACGCTGATGGTGCGAGATCTCTCTGAAATCGCCCATTTTGCCCGGGTCGACAATGCCCAGTACCGCTTGCTCAAGGCGGCGACGCCCGGCAGCTATACCTTCATTCTGGAAGGTTCCAAGGAATTGCCGCGCCGGGTCATGCATCCGAAACGCAAGACCATTGGCCTGCGCATTCCCGATCATCCTGTGGCGCTGGCCTTGCTTGAAGAGCTGGGCGAGCCATTGCTGACCACTACCTTGCAATTGCCGGGCGACGAATTTGCGCTGACCGAAGGCTGGGAAATCCAGGATCGGCTCGAAGACCAGCTGGAGTTGATCCTCGATGGCGGTCCTTGCGGCACGGAGCCGACAACGATCATCGACCTGACCGGCTCGGCGCCGGAACTGATTCGTGCCGGGCGTGGTTCGCTGGCACCTTTCGGACTCGACTAA
- the gcvH gene encoding glycine cleavage system protein GcvH, whose amino-acid sequence MSNVLANLKYTASHEWMLLNADGSVTVGITDHAQEALGDLVFVELPEIGAHFDAEKEIAVVESVKAAADVYAPIAGTVTEVNQAAADAPESVNQDAYAAWLFKMTPDDVADLDKMLDAAAYQAVADAA is encoded by the coding sequence ATGTCCAACGTCCTCGCCAACCTCAAGTACACCGCCTCCCACGAATGGATGCTGCTCAACGCTGACGGTTCCGTCACCGTCGGCATTACCGACCATGCCCAGGAAGCTCTCGGCGACCTCGTTTTCGTTGAACTGCCGGAAATTGGCGCCCATTTCGACGCCGAAAAGGAAATTGCCGTCGTTGAATCGGTCAAGGCTGCCGCTGACGTGTACGCCCCGATCGCCGGCACCGTCACCGAAGTGAACCAGGCTGCTGCCGATGCGCCGGAATCGGTCAATCAGGACGCCTACGCTGCCTGGCTGTTCAAGATGACACCGGACGATGTGGCCGACCTCGACAAGATGCTCGACGCCGCCGCCTACCAGGCCGTTGCTGACGCCGCGTAA
- a CDS encoding arginase, protein MKSLASPKYSRIRIIGAASGLGAQDQACEDGPVAFHHSQAWHELEHHPLVDWGKTLFAPDNDGTSTTARIAELCHHLADEVALTLRADEFPVVIGGDHSIAIGTWSGIARVLGEPCGLLWIDAHLDSHTPETTYSGAIHGMPLACLLGRGDKRLLNIGLNGPQVSAAHTVILGPRSYEPEELEFLQRLGVRIIDSEQVLQRGFAACLDEAIAIVASAPAGFGVTLDLDAIDPRLAPGVGSPEPDGLVSYDVLTAMHWLATQAGLKALEIVEYNPDRDRHGVTAALISDLIEQILPAGKK, encoded by the coding sequence ATGAAATCCCTCGCTTCCCCGAAATACAGCCGCATTCGCATCATCGGCGCCGCCAGCGGCCTCGGGGCGCAGGATCAGGCTTGCGAGGATGGGCCGGTCGCGTTTCATCATTCACAGGCCTGGCACGAACTCGAGCATCACCCCCTGGTGGATTGGGGCAAGACCTTGTTCGCGCCGGATAACGACGGCACCTCGACGACTGCCCGGATTGCGGAGCTTTGCCACCATCTGGCCGATGAAGTCGCGCTGACACTAAGGGCCGACGAATTTCCGGTGGTTATCGGCGGCGATCATTCCATCGCCATCGGTACCTGGAGCGGTATTGCCCGGGTGCTTGGTGAGCCCTGCGGCCTGTTGTGGATTGATGCCCATCTCGACAGCCATACGCCGGAAACGACCTATTCCGGGGCTATCCACGGTATGCCGCTGGCCTGCCTGCTCGGGCGTGGCGACAAGCGCCTGCTCAATATCGGCCTGAACGGGCCGCAAGTCAGCGCGGCGCACACGGTTATTCTCGGGCCGCGCAGCTATGAGCCGGAGGAACTCGAGTTCCTGCAGCGGCTGGGGGTTCGCATCATCGATAGTGAACAAGTCCTGCAACGCGGGTTTGCCGCCTGCCTGGACGAGGCGATAGCCATTGTCGCCAGCGCGCCGGCCGGTTTTGGCGTGACGCTCGATCTGGATGCCATAGATCCGCGGCTGGCGCCCGGTGTCGGCAGTCCGGAACCGGATGGCCTGGTCTCCTACGATGTGCTGACAGCAATGCACTGGCTCGCTACCCAGGCCGGACTCAAGGCACTGGAAATCGTCGAATACAACCCTGATCGAGACCGCCACGGGGTAACGGCAGCGTTGATTTCCGATCTGATTGAACAGATTTTGCCTGCAGGCAAAAAGTAG